CAAGCCCCAGATGATCACAAACGCAACAACGCCTACGACTATATAACGAGTCCATCGTGGTTTATCAGCCCCATCATTATAAGGTTGCAAGGCTCTGCTTGGGTCAACGCTTGGTGTCATAATCCTCCTACTCCAGTAATCAGCGTAAAATCGAAAATGGCGACGCTACATCCACTATTGCTCTAGCGATGTCACGTATATTAACGATCGTTGAGTCGTAGCAGCTTACCGTATCATTCGGCAGTAGATAGGGATTATTTCCTGGTTCATCGGGGTTGCGTAGTAACTCTTCGATATTCCTCTCAATAACTTCGTTTTTGCCGGTTACAGGGTTCATTCCAACCAATACTGCATAGCGTGAGGAATTTGTCATACGAGTGCCACCGCTGCAGTTACCCGAAACAACCGCCTGCAGAAGCCTAGATCCGTAGGGCATACTACTAGAATACTGGCCAACTGCGGCAGAGGCATTATTCTTCGCACTGTCTGTTAAGTTTGAGATAAAGACACGTATCCCCTTTGGCGTTAATTGAGTAGGACGAATCAACTCAGCCTGCAAACAACCCGCAGACGGCACTATTATCTGGTCACCAGCAATCAGCGGCACATCGCCGCTACTATGCCCGGAAAAGACTCCAGCCAAATTAATTTCTTGCTGCCAGCCATCTCGAATCAAAATAACTTTATCTACCCTCGCGTCAGGACGCACTCCACTCGCGGCACGCAAGGCTTCGCTCAAATAACGCTTAGTAGGATAATCACCACTGATTCGATTTTTATCCTGATGAACTTGTTGCGGTATAAGTTCGTTAATCAACACCCGTCCCGGCTCGTAAACAGCACCTGACACCGACACCATAACGGGCGCCCACTGCAGCGGGCGAACGCTGAGCCGGAGCGTGTGCGCTAAAAAAATCTGCTTCGTAATAAGCATCATACTCAAGCGAGACTCGACTTCTTCGGTATCCAAACCAACAACCTGCAAAGGAGATAGGTAAGGAAGCTCGATATTACCGTCATGACTTACCAAATACTCCCCGCTAAACTCCTCGCCATCATGTATGCGTATATCAATTTTATCCCCCGGCGAAAGCGGGAGTAAGCGGCTGCTCGCTGCATATTGACTGCGTGGTGTGCCTGGATTCCTGAAACCGCTAGGCAGCGGCTGATTTACCGAGTAATTACTTTGGTCTCCAGCAAAGTGAGTCGTATTTTCCGTGCAGCTTGCGATTTGGAGGCGACCAGGACCCTGCGTGTCACTACTAGCTGTGGCAAGTTGCGCAATATCGGCTGGTGATGCCGGCATCTGACTATGGCGACTCGCGGGAGTAGTAGAGCATGCGCTCAATACAAGTAGCATCAGTGAGGCGCTCACCACGCGTAAGTTCAGCGCAAATGGGATAGGACGATGATTTACTTGGCAATAGACTGTCTTCATTTTGGCATTCCAAATAGATTATGGCTCGCGTGATAGGAACTGTCGTCCTTAGTTAAACTAAAGACTGCAGTGCTCGTGCCAATCACTAAAAATATTAAAATACCCATAAAAAACAGTAAGATAAGAAATAATTGTGCCGTTTATGCAATTTCGCACATTGCAAAAATAACGCCTATTCGCATTATGCGACTCATAATGCATTTAACATTGCGCAAATCAGTAACCACCTAGAAATCTCCGGAACTATAGAATCAATAGCTGCTACTTATTGACAAGCGGTGATGGCCAGACGCGAGCCATCACTGCTTGTCCGTGTATTATGCGGCAGCCTTTCGTAGGCGCATAAGAAACAGAGGATTACCAATAATATAGCGCTTCCACATTCTTCCTGGCTCTTGTATTAACCGCCATGTCCACTCCATACCCAGCTCACGCAACCAAATCGGCGCTCTTGAAACTTTATCTGCATAGAAGTCAAACAAACCACCGACAGCCATCACAACAGCAACTTTTAACTTGTGACGATTTTTCATCACCCATTCTTCTTGCAATGGCTGCCCCATACCGACAAGTAGAATATTGGCACCACTGTTGTTAATTTTTTCGATGAGGGCGTCACAATTATCTTTATCAAAGAATCCGTTGTGGGTACCGGCGCTTTGGAGCGATTTATGACGACGTAGCATCGATGCCATAGCCCCCTCGGCAATGCCTTCTTCGCCACCCAGCATATATATACTCTGCCCGTTACGTGCTAGCTGCTCACACAACAGCGGCAACATATCGGTTCCATTAATATTACCCTTGCGACGAATGCCCGTACGGCGGCAAGCTACTTCGATACCGCTGCCATCGGGAAAGACATAATCTACGCTATTCAACGTAGTTCGGAAGGCGTTGTCGTCATAAGCAAGATTGAGGGTATGAGCATTTGCAAAGAAAATGCTTGTCTGGCGGCCCGCTTTGATGTCTCCATCAATGTGGTTTAGCGCACTATCCATACTGACATTCTTGATATTTACACCAAAAATTTGAAATTCCTCGGCGTCGCGCAGTTCCGTATTGGAGCTGTAAAGCATACCTGCCAATAAAGACTTTATAACAATCGCAAGATCTGTCTTTAAACTAGCTTTACTCGAGTATTCCCTGTTGCATGCAGCCTCATCGATAAAATCCAGCCCAGAGATACGACGTAACTCAAATAAGGAGAACATACCCGGCAAGGACTCATCGGCACTAGGTGACGGCGCATGGCCGATGGCTGTAA
This portion of the Zhongshania sp. R06B22 genome encodes:
- a CDS encoding polysaccharide biosynthesis/export family protein; translation: MKTVYCQVNHRPIPFALNLRVVSASLMLLVLSACSTTPASRHSQMPASPADIAQLATASSDTQGPGRLQIASCTENTTHFAGDQSNYSVNQPLPSGFRNPGTPRSQYAASSRLLPLSPGDKIDIRIHDGEEFSGEYLVSHDGNIELPYLSPLQVVGLDTEEVESRLSMMLITKQIFLAHTLRLSVRPLQWAPVMVSVSGAVYEPGRVLINELIPQQVHQDKNRISGDYPTKRYLSEALRAASGVRPDARVDKVILIRDGWQQEINLAGVFSGHSSGDVPLIAGDQIIVPSAGCLQAELIRPTQLTPKGIRVFISNLTDSAKNNASAAVGQYSSSMPYGSRLLQAVVSGNCSGGTRMTNSSRYAVLVGMNPVTGKNEVIERNIEELLRNPDEPGNNPYLLPNDTVSCYDSTIVNIRDIARAIVDVASPFSILR
- a CDS encoding WecB/TagA/CpsF family glycosyltransferase; this translates as MFTSEKLSTPVRVSNRIGDRIIAAITVLSLCPLILAHILLQHLYRRKVLDVHNLRGASKLPVKTYSLRGRATLSRVLLLLNVIRGDFALVGHRITAIGHAPSPSADESLPGMFSLFELRRISGLDFIDEAACNREYSSKASLKTDLAIVIKSLLAGMLYSSNTELRDAEEFQIFGVNIKNVSMDSALNHIDGDIKAGRQTSIFFANAHTLNLAYDDNAFRTTLNSVDYVFPDGSGIEVACRRTGIRRKGNINGTDMLPLLCEQLARNGQSIYMLGGEEGIAEGAMASMLRRHKSLQSAGTHNGFFDKDNCDALIEKINNSGANILLVGMGQPLQEEWVMKNRHKLKVAVVMAVGGLFDFYADKVSRAPIWLRELGMEWTWRLIQEPGRMWKRYIIGNPLFLMRLRKAAA